One segment of Heliomicrobium gestii DNA contains the following:
- a CDS encoding GNAT family N-acetyltransferase yields the protein MLLRDAVESDLPAIVAIYNSTIASRMVTADTTPVSVENRLPWFRDHYPNGRPLWVLEEEGVIAGWLSFQSFYGRPAYDGTVEVSIYVAEAFRGKGIGRFLLQQAIEAAPSMGVHTLLGFIFAHNEPSLGLFEAFGFSRWGHLPRVAILDGLERDLIICGRRVTG from the coding sequence ATGTTGCTGCGCGACGCCGTCGAATCGGATCTGCCTGCCATCGTAGCGATTTACAACTCCACCATCGCCAGCCGGATGGTGACTGCCGATACGACGCCAGTCTCCGTCGAGAACCGCCTTCCCTGGTTTCGCGACCACTACCCGAACGGACGCCCTCTCTGGGTCCTGGAGGAGGAGGGCGTCATCGCCGGCTGGTTGAGCTTCCAGTCATTTTATGGTCGCCCCGCTTACGACGGGACCGTCGAGGTGAGCATCTACGTCGCTGAGGCTTTCCGTGGAAAAGGCATCGGACGCTTCCTGCTGCAACAGGCGATCGAGGCCGCGCCGTCCATGGGCGTACATACCCTGCTGGGCTTTATCTTTGCCCACAACGAGCCCAGTCTCGGCCTATTCGAGGCGTTCGGCTTTAGCCGCTGGGGCCACCTGCCCCGTGTGGCGATCCTGGACGGCCTGGAGCGAGATCTCATCATCTGCGGACGGCGCGTCACAGGCTGA
- the metX gene encoding homoserine O-acetyltransferase MetX has translation MSTGAVVNRGLADSREGLVQPQTFTFAEGSDAFVLESGSRLGPITVAYETYGVLNRERSNAILITHALTGDHHAAGKHHPAEKAPGWWDDLIGPGKSFDTNRFFIICSNVLGGCRGTTGPASVNPATGKPYGMDFPVYTVRDMVRVQKALVNHLGIERLLLVAGGSMGGMQVLEWGVNYPEMMDGLLPIATAGRTTAMGIAFNEIMRRTIMLDPAWNGGDYAPGKGPAAGLAIARMLGMVTYRTDELFTARFGRRMTDNQARAYYDFDNRFEIESYLHYQGDKLVQRFDANSYIYLCKAMDLLDVGRGRGGFEKALASIAARTLFIGVDSDWLYPPVYMIEMTEIMQKAGCAADYWELKSPHGHDAFLIEFERMRPVVATFVNEIAALRRL, from the coding sequence ATGAGCACTGGGGCCGTTGTCAACCGGGGTTTGGCGGACAGCCGCGAAGGGCTCGTCCAACCCCAAACGTTTACCTTCGCCGAGGGGTCCGATGCCTTTGTGCTGGAATCGGGCAGCCGGCTCGGCCCCATCACGGTGGCCTATGAGACCTACGGCGTTCTGAACAGGGAACGCTCCAACGCCATCTTGATCACCCACGCCTTGACGGGCGACCATCACGCCGCCGGCAAGCATCACCCCGCCGAGAAGGCGCCCGGTTGGTGGGACGATCTGATCGGGCCGGGCAAGTCTTTTGACACGAACCGTTTTTTCATCATCTGTTCCAATGTGCTCGGCGGCTGCCGCGGCACGACCGGCCCGGCCAGCGTCAACCCGGCCACCGGCAAGCCCTACGGGATGGACTTTCCCGTCTACACTGTGCGGGATATGGTGCGGGTGCAAAAGGCGCTCGTCAATCACCTGGGCATCGAGCGGCTGCTCCTCGTCGCCGGCGGTTCCATGGGGGGCATGCAGGTGCTGGAGTGGGGCGTCAACTACCCGGAGATGATGGATGGCCTGCTGCCCATCGCAACGGCCGGTCGCACGACAGCCATGGGCATCGCCTTCAACGAGATCATGCGCCGGACGATCATGCTCGATCCAGCATGGAATGGCGGCGATTACGCGCCCGGGAAGGGACCGGCCGCCGGTCTCGCCATCGCCCGGATGCTCGGCATGGTCACCTACCGCACCGACGAACTCTTCACGGCCCGTTTCGGCCGGCGGATGACCGATAACCAGGCCAGGGCATACTATGATTTTGACAACCGCTTCGAGATCGAGAGCTACCTGCACTATCAGGGCGACAAACTGGTCCAACGCTTTGACGCCAACAGCTACATCTACCTCTGTAAAGCCATGGACCTGCTCGATGTGGGCCGCGGGCGCGGCGGTTTTGAGAAGGCGCTGGCCTCCATCGCCGCCCGGACCTTGTTCATCGGTGTCGATTCGGACTGGCTGTACCCGCCCGTCTACATGATCGAGATGACGGAGATCATGCAAAAAGCCGGCTGTGCGGCCGACTACTGGGAACTGAAAAGCCCCCACGGCCACGACGCCTTTCTGATCGAGTTTGAACGGATGCGCCCTGTCGTTGCGACCTTTGTCAACGAGATCGCTGCCTTGAGACGATTATAA
- a CDS encoding DUF3784 domain-containing protein gives MKVNVLLPLFNMIFFFAWGIALRMGKTVEWLAGYDDARDQEGLARWVGNQFIAIGAVSLLLILAGPLISERFAYVYFFGYLLLLALWLSRVSDKARKY, from the coding sequence ATGAAAGTCAATGTCCTGCTCCCGCTCTTCAACATGATTTTCTTTTTCGCCTGGGGGATCGCCCTGAGAATGGGCAAGACCGTGGAGTGGCTCGCCGGCTACGACGACGCGCGAGACCAGGAGGGCCTCGCGCGCTGGGTGGGCAATCAATTTATCGCCATCGGCGCCGTGTCGCTGCTGTTGATCCTGGCCGGTCCCCTGATTTCCGAGCGATTCGCCTATGTGTACTTCTTCGGCTATCTGCTGCTGCTGGCGCTCTGGTTGAGCCGCGTTTCCGACAAGGCGCGAAAGTATTAG